One bacterium genomic region harbors:
- the groL gene encoding chaperonin GroEL (60 kDa chaperone family; promotes refolding of misfolded polypeptides especially under stressful conditions; forms two stacked rings of heptamers to form a barrel-shaped 14mer; ends can be capped by GroES; misfolded proteins enter the barrel where they are refolded when GroES binds): MAKAITYNTAARNGLKAGVDKLADAVKATLGPKGRNVVIDRKFGAPLVTKDGVTVAKEIELKDPIENMGAQMVREVASKTSDQAGDGTTTATVLAQAILREGLKNVTAGANPMELKRGIEAAVEAVTAHLKTMSVPVQGKEDIAQIGSISANNDEKIGKLIADAMDKVGKDGVITVEESKGAETYVDTVEGMQFDRGYLSPYFVTNPESMEVELEDPYILIYDKKISTMRDLLPVLEKVVQSGRPLLIISEDVEGEALATLVVNKMRGVLKVAAVKAPGFGDRRKAMLEDIAILTGGTVISEETGFKLENAGVEHLGHAKRVSIDKDNTTLVDGAGAPAAIKGRVDQIRKQVEDTTSDYDREKLQERLAKLAGGVAVLHIGAATEVELKEKKARVEDALHATRAAVEEGVVPGGGVALLRSMATVSALKLEGDQKVGAEIVRRALEEPIRQIVANAGVEGAIVVQEVMSKKDVNYGFNCATETYGDLKAMGVIDPAKVTRTALENAASVAGLMLMTEITIHEIPEEKSPAMPGGGMGGMGDMM, encoded by the coding sequence ATGGCAAAGGCCATCACCTACAACACCGCCGCCCGCAACGGGCTGAAGGCGGGCGTGGACAAGCTGGCGGACGCGGTCAAGGCGACCCTGGGCCCCAAGGGCCGCAACGTGGTCATCGACCGCAAGTTCGGCGCGCCGCTCGTGACCAAGGACGGCGTCACCGTCGCCAAGGAGATCGAGCTGAAGGATCCCATCGAGAACATGGGTGCCCAGATGGTGCGCGAAGTCGCCAGCAAGACCAGCGACCAGGCCGGCGACGGCACCACCACGGCCACCGTGCTGGCCCAGGCCATCCTGCGCGAGGGCCTGAAGAACGTCACCGCCGGCGCCAATCCCATGGAGCTTAAGCGCGGCATCGAGGCCGCGGTCGAGGCCGTCACGGCCCACCTCAAGACCATGTCCGTACCCGTCCAGGGCAAGGAGGACATCGCCCAGATCGGCTCCATCTCCGCCAACAACGACGAGAAGATCGGCAAGCTCATCGCCGACGCCATGGACAAGGTGGGCAAGGACGGCGTCATCACCGTCGAGGAGAGCAAGGGCGCCGAGACCTACGTCGACACCGTCGAAGGCATGCAGTTCGACCGCGGCTATCTCAGCCCCTACTTCGTGACCAACCCCGAGTCCATGGAAGTGGAACTCGAGGATCCTTACATCCTCATCTACGACAAGAAGATCAGCACCATGCGCGATCTGCTCCCCGTGCTGGAGAAGGTCGTCCAGAGTGGTCGTCCGCTCCTCATCATCTCCGAGGATGTCGAGGGCGAGGCCCTGGCCACCTTGGTGGTGAACAAAATGCGCGGCGTGCTGAAGGTGGCCGCGGTGAAGGCGCCGGGCTTCGGCGACCGCCGCAAGGCCATGCTCGAGGACATCGCCATCCTGACGGGCGGCACCGTGATCAGCGAGGAGACGGGCTTCAAGCTGGAGAACGCCGGCGTGGAGCACCTGGGCCATGCCAAGCGCGTCAGCATCGACAAGGACAACACGACGCTGGTGGATGGCGCGGGCGCCCCCGCCGCCATCAAGGGCCGGGTGGACCAGATCCGCAAGCAGGTCGAGGACACCACCTCCGACTACGACCGCGAGAAGCTCCAGGAGCGTCTGGCCAAGCTGGCCGGCGGTGTGGCCGTGCTGCACATCGGCGCCGCCACCGAGGTGGAGCTGAAGGAGAAGAAGGCCCGCGTCGAGGACGCCCTGCATGCCACGCGTGCCGCTGTGGAAGAGGGCGTGGTGCCGGGCGGCGGCGTGGCCCTGCTGCGCAGCATGGCCACGGTGAGCGCCCTGAAGCTGGAAGGTGACCAGAAGGTGGGCGCCGAGATCGTGCGCCGCGCCCTGGAGGAGCCCATCCGCCAGATCGTGGCCAACGCCGGCGTCGAGGGCGCCATCGTGGTGCAGGAAGTGATGAGCAAGAAGGACGTCAATTACGGCTTCAACTGCGCCACCGAGACCTATGGCGACCTGAAGGCGATGGGCGTGATC
- a CDS encoding co-chaperone GroES, with the protein MKLKPMDDRVIVTRLDESIEKSAGGIIIPDTAKEKPQMGKVIAVGNDAPEGRKPIQELIKPGDKVVFAKYGATEVKVDGETYLILSRSDVLAVVE; encoded by the coding sequence ATGAAGTTGAAGCCCATGGACGACCGCGTGATCGTCACCCGCCTCGACGAGTCCATCGAGAAGAGCGCCGGCGGGATCATCATCCCCGACACGGCCAAGGAGAAGCCCCAGATGGGCAAGGTGATCGCTGTCGGCAACGACGCCCCGGAGGGCCGCAAGCCCATTCAGGAGCTGATCAAGCCGGGGGACAAGGTGGTCTTCGCCAAGTACGGCGCCACCGAAGTCAAGGTGGATGGGGAAACCTACCTCATCCTGAGCCGCAGCGACGTGCTGGCGGTGGTCGAGTAA
- a CDS encoding LamG-like jellyroll fold domain-containing protein has translation MIKRIGLGYLMVLSACAPALAVPMSGLLAWYPYEGDAQDASGNGLHGSPWQLSYLPGHAGQAAWFNGDDSRMGMNVGFAPGDWTICGWAYVEVINSAWTDWQDFVSSSTQNFAVGIDNWDGGKLTLWVGGDTAQDPNPAPLQTPFFWLFEHDAGTCRIWRDGQLVASVASGYTPAFLRTVGQWIAGAASPMDREPMHGWLDEICIYNRVLDDAEKAELLGGGGTVEAVDLPRTIGLLEAWPNPFNPSTTLSFDLADPARVQVRLLDMQGREALLVYDGWLSRGAQRFNVEAGGMASGIYIAQVSANGQHQAMKLILLR, from the coding sequence ATGATCAAACGAATCGGATTGGGCTACCTGATGGTGCTGTCGGCGTGCGCACCTGCCCTGGCCGTTCCCATGTCCGGACTGCTCGCCTGGTATCCCTATGAGGGTGACGCCCAGGATGCCAGCGGCAACGGCCTGCATGGCTCCCCATGGCAGCTCTCCTATTTGCCCGGTCATGCAGGCCAGGCGGCTTGGTTCAATGGCGACGACAGCCGCATGGGCATGAATGTGGGGTTCGCACCCGGTGACTGGACGATCTGCGGCTGGGCCTATGTCGAGGTGATCAATTCGGCCTGGACGGACTGGCAGGACTTCGTCAGTTCCAGCACGCAAAACTTCGCCGTCGGCATTGACAACTGGGACGGCGGCAAGCTGACCCTGTGGGTGGGCGGCGACACGGCCCAGGATCCGAACCCCGCTCCACTGCAAACGCCCTTCTTCTGGCTCTTCGAACACGACGCCGGCACCTGCCGCATCTGGCGGGACGGCCAGCTGGTGGCCAGCGTGGCCAGCGGCTATACTCCTGCCTTCCTGCGCACGGTGGGGCAATGGATCGCCGGGGCCGCCTCGCCCATGGACCGCGAACCCATGCACGGCTGGCTGGACGAGATCTGCATCTACAATCGTGTCCTGGACGACGCGGAGAAAGCGGAACTCCTTGGTGGCGGCGGCACGGTGGAGGCTGTGGACCTGCCACGGACCATCGGCTTGCTGGAGGCTTGGCCCAATCCCTTCAATCCCTCGACGACCTTGAGCTTCGACCTGGCGGACCCGGCACGGGTGCAGGTGCGGTTGCTGGACATGCAGGGACGCGAGGCGCTCCTCGTGTACGACGGGTGGCTGAGTCGCGGTGCCCAGCGGTTCAACGTGGAAGCGGGCGGCATGGCCAGTGGCATCTACATCGCCCAGGTGTCCGCCAACGGACAGCATCAGGCCATGAAGCTGATCCTCTTGCGCTGA